Proteins co-encoded in one Arachis hypogaea cultivar Tifrunner chromosome 13, arahy.Tifrunner.gnm2.J5K5, whole genome shotgun sequence genomic window:
- the LOC140177469 gene encoding uncharacterized protein — MVITARIGTGLVKRILVDTGADSNIMFRNVFDALGLRDADLATHQHGMVGLGDYFIKPDGIISLPTSMGQGQRRRTVMADFIVLRDSTAYNIILGRKTINDLGAAISTKMLVMKFVTDDGYVGSIRGDLETAVACDHASLSLRKKSKEASGVFLADLDARVDDKPRLEPEGDLEKFRVGDAEEKFTFINRNLPHELKEPLMKMIRANADLFAWTPSDMPRIDPQLMSHSLAVKPEAQPVAQRRRKMSQERAEEVARQTAGLPEAGFIRELDYSTWLSNVVLVKKHNGR; from the coding sequence atggtcatcacggccagaaTCGGAACCGGTCTCGTCAAACGAATCCTCGTGGATACAGGGGCggactcaaacatcatgttccgcaacgtATTTGATGCCCTGGGACTGCGTGACGCCGACCTAGCGACCCACCAACACGGTATGGTAGGGTTGGGCGACTACTTCATCAAGCCCGATGGGATTATCTCCCTCCCGACCTCCATGGGACAAGGACAGAGGCGAAGGACAGTAATGGCCGATTTCATAGTTTTGCGAGATTCcacagcctacaacatcatcctggggaggaaAACCATAAACGACCTTGGAGCAGCGATCAGTACGAAGATGCTCGTAATGAAGTTTGTTACTGATGACGGATACGTAGGATCCATTAGAGGAGACTTGGAAACGGCAGTCGCCTGCGACCACGCCAGCCTTTCCTTGAGGAAAAAATCCAAAGAAGCATCAGGGGTATTCCTTGCCGACCTGGATGCCAGAGTAGATGACAAGCCCAGGCTCGAGCCAGAGGGGGACCTGGAAAAATTCAGAGTTGGGGACGCGGAGGAGAAATTCACATTCATAAACAGAAATCTCCCCCATGAATTAAAAGAACCTTTGATGAAGATGATTAGAGCCAATGCTGACCTGTTTGCTTGGACGCCATCCGACATGCCAAGGATAGACCCCCAACTCATGTCACACAGCCTGGCCGTCAAGCCGGAAGCCCAACCAGTGGCCCAAAGGAGAAGGAAGATGTCACAGGAAagggcagaggaggtggccaggcagacggccGGCCTCCCCGAAGCAGGGTTCATCCGTGAACTAGACTACTCCACTTGGCTATCAAATGTGGTTTTGGTAAAAAAGCACAATGGGAGGTAG